GCCGCGTCTCGCAGTCGCCCGGGGTGATGATCTCCGGGTGGCGGGTCAGGAGGAAGTCCAGGATGGTCCGGTACGGCTCGGCCGGGCGCACGCAGGCCAGGGCGCTGGCCTGAAGCGCGCGCAAAGCGGCCTCGGCGACGTCCCGGTCCGGGTGGCCGGGCTCGTTGCAGGCCACGGCGTCGTCCTGGCCCAGGAACAGCGCGTCCCCGGGCCCGGCCAGACCGGCGGCTTCCAGGCGCGCTGCGAAGGATTTCAGGATGCGGTCCATGCGAGCCCCAGGGCCTCGGCCGTGTCCCGCCGGGGCAGGCCGTTGTCGTCCAGTCCGCGCACGCGGTAGTAGCGCGCCCGGGCCGTCAGAAAGTCCTCACGGGGCAGCGGCGGCACGTCGAAGTCCTCGCCCGGGTCGCCGGGCTCCCGGAAGAAACGCTCGGGCAGGTCGTCGTCCTCGGCCGTGAAGCCCAGCTCCGCCAGCATGAGCCGTTCCTGGTAGACGCAGCGCTCGCCCGCCAGGGCCAGATCCCCGGCCGTGAAGGGCAGGCCCGTGACCGCCGTGAAGGCCCGGGCGTACTCCTCCAGCCCGGCGGCCAGAAAGGCCGGGGCGCAGGCGGGCAGGGAGTCGGCGGCGGCCATCTGGTCCTCGGCGAGCCTGATGATCCGGGCCTTGCCCAGGAAGCTGAAGCGGTCCGTGGCCACGGGCTTGCGCAGCAGTTCGTGGGCCAGGGGCAGGGCCCGCTGATGACAGGCCCCGCGCGTGCTCACGGCGTAGCCCAGGGCCAGGCCATAGGCCCCGCGCGGATCGCAGGCCGGAATCTCCAGGCCCTTGATCGTCATGGCCGCGTCGGGCTTGCCCAGTTCCTCGGCCAGCCGCCGCGCGCCCCGGCCCAGCAGGCGGCCGTCGCCCCGGCCCAGGGCCGTGTCCTCCAGGAGTTCGAGCAGGTGTTCCGGGCCGAGCGCCCGTCCGGTGATCTCGGCGAAGGCGGCCAGGGAAACGGCGGCGGACACCGGGTCCAGGCCCAGGCGGGCGCAGAGGTTCACGGCCTCCACGGCCAGGAGCGGGTCCGGGTTGCGGATCAGGGCCGTGAAGTGCGACAGGGCGTCGAACCCGGGCAGGAGGCGGCCGTCCCCGGTCCGCTGCACGCAGCCCACCGGGCAGGACGGGCAGGGCGCGGACGCGGGCAGCAGCCGCGCGGCCAGGGCCGGGGCGTTGCAGCCTCCGGCCTGTTCGAAGCGGGTATGGCGGAAATTGTCCGTGGGCATCATGCTCCGGGCCGCCGTGAGATCACAGAGCGCGGCCGTGCCGAAGCGGTGGAAGCCCAGGGGGCCGCGCAGGGCGGGCGAGGCGTTGAAGAGCCGCAGGATGTCGCGATTCGCGGCCGCCAGTCCATTGGGATCGGCCACGGACACCGGCCTTTCGCCGGACACGGCCAGGAACTTGCAGCCCTTGGCCGCCAGGCAGAGGCCCAGGCCGCAACGCTCGGCCGCCTGGAGGCGGTCCACCACGATGGAGGCGGAGAGCACGCCGTTTTCGGCCGCCGGACCGACGCAAGCCACGGAATCCCAGCCGGGCAGGGCCGTGAACACGGCTTCCGTGTCCGCGCCCCGAAGCGCCCCGGCTTCGACGAAGCGCACCCCGCCGGAGGTGATCTCCAGGCCCAGGAGCGCGTCGCTCACGCCGGTGAGCACGAGACCGTCCCATCCCGCAGTCTTCAGCGCCGGGCCGAGGTTGCCGCCTGTGGAGGCGTCGCCCGGGGCTCCGGTGAGCGGGGAACGCGAGGCCACGTGGCAGCGACCGGAGCAGGGCGCTGCCGTGCCCGTGAGCGGCCCAGTCATGAAGATCACCGGCATGTTCGGGTGGTTCCAGGGCAGGCCGAAGCGCGGGCGCAGAAGATGACCGGCCAGAGCCCGGCCGCCGGGGAAGAGGCGGAGAGTCTCCTCGGACGGGTGCAGGACGCCCTGGGTCCGGGTGGTCAGGTCGGCGATGAGGATGGAGCCGGTCCAGCCGTGCATGGGCTGGTGATTCCACGTCCGGGGGCAAATGGCAAGGGCCGGGCTTGATTTGGCGCGGACATCGGGTATCCTGCGCCCACATCGCCGCAGGAGCCGCCCATGTCCGCCAAGAAAGAGATCGATGTTTCCCGCCGCAACCTGCTTTTCGGGGCCTTCCGCCGTCTGCGCGGGGAGGAGGCCGAGGGCCGTCCCCAGGCCCGCAGCTCCGAGACCCTGCCGCTGCTGAACGAGGCCAACGCGGCCTTCGACTCCGGCGACTTCGCCGCGGCCACGCCCAAGTACCGCGAGTTGCTTCAGAAGGAGCCCGAGAACCGCGAGGCGCGTCGCCGCCTGGGCCGCTGCCTTTATGCCGAGGGCAAGTTCGTGCAGGCCAAGGTGGAGTTCGAACGGGTGCTGCGCGCGGACCGCGAGGACAACGAGGCCTGGCTCTTCCTGGGCCTGACCCTGGCCCGTGGCGGCAGCCCGGCCAAGGCCGTGTCGGTCTGGAAGAACTTCAAGGACATGCGCAACGTTCCCCTGGTGCGCGAGATCAACCTCCAGGCCGCCCTGCTGGAGGAGAGCGAAGAGCCGGACGGGATTCGGATCGCGGACGCCGTGGAGTCGGTGCTGCGGAATCCGGCCTAGCCGCCCGCCTTGCGTCCGGCCGTCTGCCGGGCCACGTAGAGAACCAGCCCCAGCGTCACCAGCGCGATGCCCGAAAAGCCCAGGAGGCCGGGCGGCGCGGCGTGGAGGAACAGGATCTCCCCGACGAGGGAGAAGACCACCTCCATGGATTGCGTGGCGTCCACGGCGGCCAGCTCATAGGAGGAGCGGGCGCGGTTGCGGGCGTGCAGGAACAGGCTCGTGGCCACCACCCCGGCCAGGAAGGCCACCAGGGCGGTCTGGACCCACTGTCCGTCGACCGGGGCCTCCGGCCGCACGACCAGGAGCAGCGCGAGCCAGAAGGGCAGGGAGCCGAGGCAGAGCAGGAGCACGAGCCCCGGGCCGCTCTCCAGGGCCGGATTGGCCGCCTCCGGCCCACCGCGCGCGGCGTCGCTCCGGGCCTCCCAGGCCAGCTGGTTGCCCAGGGGATAGGCCAGGGCCGCCAGCAGCACCGGCAGCACCCCCAGGATCAG
The nucleotide sequence above comes from Desulfovibrio aminophilus DSM 12254. Encoded proteins:
- a CDS encoding aldehyde ferredoxin oxidoreductase family protein, which produces MHGWTGSILIADLTTRTQGVLHPSEETLRLFPGGRALAGHLLRPRFGLPWNHPNMPVIFMTGPLTGTAAPCSGRCHVASRSPLTGAPGDASTGGNLGPALKTAGWDGLVLTGVSDALLGLEITSGGVRFVEAGALRGADTEAVFTALPGWDSVACVGPAAENGVLSASIVVDRLQAAERCGLGLCLAAKGCKFLAVSGERPVSVADPNGLAAANRDILRLFNASPALRGPLGFHRFGTAALCDLTAARSMMPTDNFRHTRFEQAGGCNAPALAARLLPASAPCPSCPVGCVQRTGDGRLLPGFDALSHFTALIRNPDPLLAVEAVNLCARLGLDPVSAAVSLAAFAEITGRALGPEHLLELLEDTALGRGDGRLLGRGARRLAEELGKPDAAMTIKGLEIPACDPRGAYGLALGYAVSTRGACHQRALPLAHELLRKPVATDRFSFLGKARIIRLAEDQMAAADSLPACAPAFLAAGLEEYARAFTAVTGLPFTAGDLALAGERCVYQERLMLAELGFTAEDDDLPERFFREPGDPGEDFDVPPLPREDFLTARARYYRVRGLDDNGLPRRDTAEALGLAWTAS
- a CDS encoding tetratricopeptide repeat protein, whose protein sequence is MSAKKEIDVSRRNLLFGAFRRLRGEEAEGRPQARSSETLPLLNEANAAFDSGDFAAATPKYRELLQKEPENREARRRLGRCLYAEGKFVQAKVEFERVLRADREDNEAWLFLGLTLARGGSPAKAVSVWKNFKDMRNVPLVREINLQAALLEESEEPDGIRIADAVESVLRNPA
- a CDS encoding DMT family transporter gives rise to the protein MLRALLLGVLSAFFFSSTFVLNRAMSLEGGHWAWTAALRYAYMLLMLLAWLGITRQGAVLRGVWNALRTRPLFWTLAGGVGFGVFYAPLCYSATRMPGWVVAATWQATILATPLVLLLFGRKVPTRGLAFTGLIFLGIVLVNLEQAGGFGDAAGLILGVLPVLLAALAYPLGNQLAWEARSDAARGGPEAANPALESGPGLVLLLCLGSLPFWLALLLVVRPEAPVDGQWVQTALVAFLAGVVATSLFLHARNRARSSYELAAVDATQSMEVVFSLVGEILFLHAAPPGLLGFSGIALVTLGLVLYVARQTAGRKAGG